Proteins from a single region of Echeneis naucrates chromosome 2, fEcheNa1.1, whole genome shotgun sequence:
- the LOC115057655 gene encoding leucine-rich repeat-containing protein 3-like, with protein sequence MTAHACPKTCHCTGNALVVQCTSRNLESIPSNLPKDTVVLLLSSNRIRHVPQEVFKDLHRLRDVDLSHNSIVSVEVGAFQGISEDLRTLDLSNNHLSSLPKDTFAKLHARVRLSHNPWHCECSLQEVLRELRLDPETVNEVSCYTSVQEQYVGQPVIQVLDSGINFCNFHHKTTDVAMFVAMFCWFSMVTAYIIYYIKHNQEDARRHMEYLKSLPSSSHISKDCDTDSSVF encoded by the coding sequence ATGACTGCACATGCCTGTCCAAAGACTTGCCACTGCACCGGGAACGCACTGGTTGTGCAGTGCACGTCGCGGAACTTAGAGAGCATCCCATCAAACTTACCCAAGGACACTGTTGTTCTCTTGCTTTCGTCGAATAGGATCAGACATGTCCCTCAGGAGGTGTTCAAAGACCTCCACCGCCTCAGAGACGTGGATTTGTCTCATAACAGCATTGTGAGCGTCGAGGTCGGTGCCTTTCAGGGGATTTCAGAAGATCTGCGGACGCTGGATCTTTCAAACAACCACCTCAGCAGCCTCCCCAAGGACACATTCGCCAAGCTCCACGCCCGCGTCCGCCTCTCCCACAATCCCTGGCACTGCGAGTGCTCTTTACAGGAGGTGCTGAGGGAGCTGAGGCTGGACCCCGAGACGGTGAACGAGGTCAGCTGCTACACGTCGGTGCAAGAGCAGTACGTGGGACAGCCGGTGATCCAGGTCCTTGACTCAGGGATCAACTTTTGTAACTTCCACCACAAGACAACAGACGTGGCCATGTTTGTCGCCATGTTTTGCTGGTTCTCCATGGTGACGGCTTACATCATTTACTACATCAAACACAACCAGGAAGATGCCAGGAGACACATGGAGTATCTCAAGTCCCTGCCGAGCTCCTCCCACATCAGCAAGGATTGCGACACAGACAGCAGTGTCTTCTAG